The segment GATGAACACCGGGTTCTTCGACTCGGCGCGGCGCAGGCCCTGGATGATCTGGCCGGGCAGCGCGCCGATGTAAGTGCGGCGATGGCCGCGGATCTCCGCCTCGTCCCGCACGCCGCCGAGCGAGATGCGCACGAACTTGCGGCCGAGCGACTGCGCGATCGAGCGCGCCAGCGACGTCTTGCCGACGCCGGGCGGGCCGACGAAGCACAGGATGGGCCCCTTCATGCCGGGGTTGAGCTTGCGCACGGCGAGGTATTCGAGAATGCGATCCTTGGCCTTCTCGAGCCCGGAGTGCTCGGCGTCCATGATGCTCTTGGTCTTCTTGAGATCGATGACCTCGTCGGTCCGCTTCGACCACGGCAGCGCCACGATCCAGTCAAGGTAGGTCCGGGCCACCGTGTATTCCGCCGCGGCGGCGGGCATCTTCGAGAGCCGATCCAGCTCGCGCAACGCTTCCTTCTTCACCGGGTCGGGCAGCCCGGCCGCTTCGAGCTTGGTCCGCAGTTCCTCGATCTCGCGGGTCTGGTCGTCGCCTTCGCCGAGTTCCTTCTGGATCGCCTTCAGCTGCTCGCGCAGGAAGTAGTCGCGCTGGTTCTTGCCGACCTCCGACTGCACCTGGCTCTGGATCTTCGAGCCGAGCTCGAGGACCTCGAGTTCCTTGATCAGCAGGCGGTTGAGCACGTCGAGCCGGGCGCGGACGTCCAAGGTCTGCAGCACTTCCTGCTTGGTTTCGGTGCCGATGGTGCCGAGCCCGGAGGCAATGAAGTCGGCGAGGCGGCCCGGGTCGGTGATGTTCGAGGCGAGGGCCTGCAGGTCGTCCGACATCAGCGGCGACAGCGAGACGATCTGCTGGAAGTTAGCCTTGATGTTCCGCTGCAGCGCGTCGATCTCGAGGCGATCTTCGTCCTTCAACACCTCGACCGCTTCGCTGGCGCGGCCCTTCAAGTACGGCCGCGTCGCCGTGACCTCGTCGAGGCGGACGCGGGCGAGGCCCTGCACGATGATGCGCAGGCTGCCATCCGGCAGCTTGAACATCTTGTGGATCTGGCTGGCGGTGCCGATTTCGTGGAGGTCGCTCTGCCCGGGCTCGTCCTCGCCGGCTTCGCGCTGCGCGAACACGGCGATGGTCTGGCCGCTGGCCACCGCTTCGTCAATCAGCTTGACGGAGCTTTCGCGGGCCACGGCGAGCGGCATGAACGCCTGCGGGAACAGCACGGTGTCGCGCAACGGCAACACCGGCATCTCGGGCGGCACGCGAAAGGTCGCGGTATCCGACCCGCTTGGATCCAACGGCTCGAGTTGATTGCTCACGATGCCGCCCCTCCCGGGGCGAGAAAATTAAGGTGAGCCGGAGGCGGGACTCTAACAGGCCCCGCCACCGGCGGAGCCTGTGATAGGACGCCGGGTGTTATCCCCGCATGTCGAAGCCGAGGCTGGACGAACCGCGGCGCGCCTGGATGCGTTCGCGCTGCTGGGCCATCTCGCGGGCCTCTTCGCAGTCTTTGCAGCGGACGGCGAAGGGCAGCGCGCGCAGCCGGGGCTGGGCGATCTCTTCACCGCACTCGAAGCAATGACCGTAAGTGCCTTCTTCGAGGCGCGACAATGCCTCGTTGATCTTGTTCAGCGTCTCCGCCTTCATCTGGATGAGGGCGAATTCGATATCTTCCTGAATGTCGACCTCAGAGGTCTCACCAGGATCGAGGACTTCGTGGTCCTTTTCAGAACCCTCGGCGCGAACATCGCGGATCTTGCCCTGAACTTCGTTCAGGATCTCGCGCTGACGCTCGATGAGCATCCGCTTCAACTCGTCGTACCGTGCCCCGACGGGCACTTCCGCTACTGCGACGTTCCGCTTCTTTGACTTGGCTGCCATGACTTCAGCCGCTCCTTCCGACTTCACCCTTTTGGGGAAGCTATTAAATTGCCCCGCTCTTGCGACCGTCTATAAGCAAGAGCGATGCCTATGAACCTGACCGAACTTGAACTTCCAATAACTGATATGAGCGACGGAAAGGATGACTGGGGATATAAACCGGAGGGCTTGAAAGTGCCTGCCGTCCGCTTGCCCGACGGCGGGCCCCGCCCCGGTCTTCCATGTCTATCGCGTTTATTATCAGAGGCTTAACAGCCCCTGCCGTTCCCGAATATCAGCGGTCCGAACACCGTTTACTGAAGATTAGACGCCGGACCCGCGTTTTGGGTTCTCCCCTGTATGTGTCACTTATCGGGGACACCCACAAACCGGGAAAAGGTAGCATATGGGCATACTGTGTGGCAACAATTACACTCCGCCTACGCGGCCAGGCGTTTAATGGGCCGCTACGGCGAGACCCCGCCGTAGCTCGCCCGAGAATGCCGCGAGCGGAGGCGGGCCGCCTTCAAGAGCGCCCTAAAATGACGTGCCCCCTGTGTCGAAAAAGACCCACCAAGCGGGACTGCCCCGCACTGGGCCGGGGAATTTGTCCCACCTGCTGCGCCACCAAGCGGCTCGTCGAGATCACCTGCCCGGCCGATTGCGGGCACCTGGAGGCCGCCCAACGCCACCCGGCGGCCGTGGTTAAACGCCAAATCGACAGGGACGTGACGGTCTTGATGGCGACCACGGGGCGGCTGTCGGAACAGCAACTCCAGCTGTTCTTCCTTGTGCAGTCGATCATCCTGGGTTACAAGCCCGACGGGCTGGCCCGGGTGCTCGACACCGATGTCGCGCAGGCGACAGGGGCGCTCGCCAACTCCCTGGAAACGTCGAGCCGGGGCGTTATCTTCGAGGAGGCCACCCCGTCCCTGGTGGCGGCGGCCCTGCGCAAGGAAATGCGGACCCTGGTGGACGAGATCACCAAGAACGGCGGCTCCCGGGCCGAGCGCGAGGTGGCGGCGGTGCTGCGCGGGATCGAACGCGGGGCCAGCCACCAGGGCGGCCAGGTAGACGAGGGGCCGACGGGCTACCTGGAACTGGTCCGCCGGGTCCTCCACCAGGGCGCGCCAAGGCGGGGTCAGACCCCGATTCTCGATCCGAGAGGGGTCTGACCCTACCGCGGCCCTGCGAAGGGGCCAGACCCCTCGGGCAGAACCTGCTCGGGGTCAGGCCCCGTACTGATAAGATAGGGGTTTCTTCAAGGAGCCTGTGTAATGGCAATGCGCTGTGAAATCTGTGGCAAGGGTCCGGTGGTGGGCCGCCGTGTCTCTCACGCCCACAACGTCCGTCCCCGCCGCTTCGAGCCGAACCTCCAGACAGTTCGTGCGGTCGTCGATGGCGCCACCAAGCGCGTGAAGGTGTGCACGCGCTGCATCCGTTCGAGCAAGATCGTCAAGGCGGGGTCGAACAAGAACGTCAAGGCCGCCTAAATGCGGGAACTGGTGACGGCAGCCGGCGCGGTCAAGGCCATCGGGCCTTATTCGCCTGCGCTCAAGGTCGGGAACCTGCTGTTCCTGTCGGGATCGATTCCGCTTGATCCCGTCACCGGCCAGATCGTGGCCGGCGACATCACCGCCCAGGCGGCGCGCGTGATGGAAAACATCAAGGCGCTGCTGGCGGCGGCCGGCGCGGACTTCTCGCACGTGGCACGCACCACCGTGTTCATGGTGGACCTCGGCGAGTTCGCCGCCATGAACGACGTCTACGCGAGCTACTTCACGGCGCCGTACCCGGCCCGCTCGACCGTGCAGGTGGTGAAGCTCCCCAGGGACGTGCGCGTCGAAATCGACGTCATCGCCGTTCTGGGATAGGCGCCGTCCGCTCCACGTCCAACACCCCTTTGATCCCGCGGATCGCCTTGATCACCTGCTCGAGGTGTTTCATGTCCTTGATCTCGACGGTGATGTCGATGCGCCCGCGCTGGTCGCCGGTGCGCGCCTCGACGTTGGTGATGTTGGTGTTGATGTCGGAAATCCGCTGGCTGAGCTCGGCGAGCATGCCCTTGCGGTCTTCGACCTCGATCGTCAGCCGCACGGTGTAGGGCGCGATGTCGCCGCCCTTGTCCCACTCGACGTCGATGCGGCGCTCGGGGTCGTACATCAGGTTGATCACATTCGGGCACTTGGCGGCGTGCACCGACACGCCCTTGCCGCGCGTGATGTAGCCGACAATGCTCTCGCCGCGAATCGGGTTGCAGCACTTCGCCCGGAACACCATCAGGTCGTCGGCGCCGCGGACCTTGATGCGATCGGGATCGGAGCCGGTCCGCAGCACGCGCTTCACCGCCGACAGCACCGGGTGTTCCGGCGCCTGCTCCTTCAGCTGGTCCTGCGGAACGATCTTGTCGAGCACCAGGCGCGGCGACACCTTGCCGTAGCCGATCTGCGCGAGCAGGTCCTCCGGCTTGGCGGCGGCGAACTCGGCGAGAATCCTGCCCATCGCCTCGCCTTCGACCAGCTTCGTGCCGTTCAGTCCAAACCGGCGCGCTTCCTTGTCGAACACGCGCTTGCCGAGCTCGACCGCGCGGTCCTTCTCTTCTCCCTGGATCAGGTGCTTGATCTTGTTGCGCGCGCGCGCGGTGACCGCGAAGTTCAGCCAGTCGCGGCTGGGCTTGTGCGAGGCGTTGCGGACAATCTCGACGATGTCGCCGTTCTTGAGACGGGTGCGGAGCGGCACCATGCGCCCGTTGACGCGGGCGCCGACGCACTGGTGGCCGACGTCGGTGTGAATCGCGTAGGCGAAGTCGATCGCGGTGGAGCCCTTCGGCAGCACCTTCACCGTGCCGCGCGGCGTGAAGGTGTAGACCTCTTCGGGGTAGAGATCGATCTTGAGGTTCGACAGGAATTCCTGCGGGTCGCGGACTTCCTGCTGCCATTCGAGCAGCTGCCGCAGCCACTGGAAGTACTGCTCGTCGCGGCCGGCGCCGACGCGGCCTTCCTTGTACTTCCAGTGCGCGGCAATGCCTTCCTCGGCCAGCCGGTGCATTTCCTCGGTGCGGATCTGCACCTCGAAGGGAAAGCCGCGGTCGCTGATCACCGAGGTGTGCAGCGACTGGTAGCCGTTGGGCCGCGGCATGGCGATGAAGTCCTTGATGCGGCCCGGCACCGGCGACCACGTCTGGTGAATGATCCCGAGCGCGGCGTAACAGTCCTTCACCGACGGCGTGACAATGCGGAGGGCGACGAAGTCGTAGAC is part of the Vicinamibacterales bacterium genome and harbors:
- the lon gene encoding endopeptidase La, producing the protein MSNQLEPLDPSGSDTATFRVPPEMPVLPLRDTVLFPQAFMPLAVARESSVKLIDEAVASGQTIAVFAQREAGEDEPGQSDLHEIGTASQIHKMFKLPDGSLRIIVQGLARVRLDEVTATRPYLKGRASEAVEVLKDEDRLEIDALQRNIKANFQQIVSLSPLMSDDLQALASNITDPGRLADFIASGLGTIGTETKQEVLQTLDVRARLDVLNRLLIKELEVLELGSKIQSQVQSEVGKNQRDYFLREQLKAIQKELGEGDDQTREIEELRTKLEAAGLPDPVKKEALRELDRLSKMPAAAAEYTVARTYLDWIVALPWSKRTDEVIDLKKTKSIMDAEHSGLEKAKDRILEYLAVRKLNPGMKGPILCFVGPPGVGKTSLARSIAQSLGRKFVRISLGGVRDEAEIRGHRRTYIGALPGQIIQGLRRAESKNPVFILDEVDKLGSDFRGDPSSALLEVLDPEQNNTFRDHYLDVPFDLSEVLFVTTANVLDTIPPALRDRMEVLELPGYTEEEKLAIARDHLVAKQVENHGLNKQQVVFTDAGLRAVIRGYTREAGVRNLEREIGAICRKIARRRAEGDTDKVRVTPEFVEQLLGSFRFMEEEVKDRTKLPGVATGMAWTPVGGDVLFVEATRMAGNGSLTLTGQLGDVMKESARAALSWVRAHATEWQIDPEFFKHSELHVHVPSGAIPKDGPSAGVTMVTAMVSELTRRPVRGDLSMTGEITLSGKVLPVGGIKEKVLAAKRAGVKEVILPRQNEKNVREDLGEELLKGLTIHLVSTIDEVLLLALVQENDRPKKKNADRPAASIRKSRPGHAPRSR
- a CDS encoding TraR/DksA family transcriptional regulator translates to MAAKSKKRNVAVAEVPVGARYDELKRMLIERQREILNEVQGKIRDVRAEGSEKDHEVLDPGETSEVDIQEDIEFALIQMKAETLNKINEALSRLEEGTYGHCFECGEEIAQPRLRALPFAVRCKDCEEAREMAQQRERIQARRGSSSLGFDMRG
- the rpmB gene encoding 50S ribosomal protein L28, translating into MAMRCEICGKGPVVGRRVSHAHNVRPRRFEPNLQTVRAVVDGATKRVKVCTRCIRSSKIVKAGSNKNVKAA
- a CDS encoding Rid family detoxifying hydrolase is translated as MTAAGAVKAIGPYSPALKVGNLLFLSGSIPLDPVTGQIVAGDITAQAARVMENIKALLAAAGADFSHVARTTVFMVDLGEFAAMNDVYASYFTAPYPARSTVQVVKLPRDVRVEIDVIAVLG
- a CDS encoding bifunctional (p)ppGpp synthetase/guanosine-3',5'-bis(diphosphate) 3'-pyrophosphohydrolase, with the translated sequence MIRFEDLLDKVRGYSPDADLELLRRAYVFSALEHKGQIRHSGEPYLVHPLEVADILAEMKLDAVCIAAGLLHDVVEDTLTTPEKIREKFGEDVAHIVEGVTKIGAIPFSSTEERQAENFRKMLLAMVDDIRVILVKLADRLHNMRTLQHMPDDRRARIAQETLDIYAPIANRLGMSRIKNELEELSFRYLEPAAFESLRSKVAAKRKPTEGMIEQLTADIRDKLREAQVPVISVDGRVKRLYSIWLKLKRQKIDLEQVYDFVALRIVTPSVKDCYAALGIIHQTWSPVPGRIKDFIAMPRPNGYQSLHTSVISDRGFPFEVQIRTEEMHRLAEEGIAAHWKYKEGRVGAGRDEQYFQWLRQLLEWQQEVRDPQEFLSNLKIDLYPEEVYTFTPRGTVKVLPKGSTAIDFAYAIHTDVGHQCVGARVNGRMVPLRTRLKNGDIVEIVRNASHKPSRDWLNFAVTARARNKIKHLIQGEEKDRAVELGKRVFDKEARRFGLNGTKLVEGEAMGRILAEFAAAKPEDLLAQIGYGKVSPRLVLDKIVPQDQLKEQAPEHPVLSAVKRVLRTGSDPDRIKVRGADDLMVFRAKCCNPIRGESIVGYITRGKGVSVHAAKCPNVINLMYDPERRIDVEWDKGGDIAPYTVRLTIEVEDRKGMLAELSQRISDINTNITNVEARTGDQRGRIDITVEIKDMKHLEQVIKAIRGIKGVLDVERTAPIPERR